A genome region from Arachidicoccus soli includes the following:
- a CDS encoding translocation/assembly module TamB domain-containing protein, translating to MALLAILLLVWILVQTEPVQNFLVKKITNKLSHDLKTEVRIRHVSFTLFDRMNLDGTLIRDLNKDTLLYAGALKLRISDWFFLKKNIDLNYIGLENAVIHTYRKDSVWNYQFLINYFSSTKKDTSSKKNIDLNLKKVDLKNVSIEENDLWVGTRTSVTLGSLLLDADNIDLNKLNFKINLLEIDKPIIVMDNFKGRRPNQLSTLSSRSLKDTGLQFNSGGIFLKADSLQITDGKFVLLNNNRPHNPVKFFDPDNIQFSHINLSARKIAFANDTIVAGIKLSTRERSGLEVKKLVANFRLTPEIMEFKNLDVITANSHLHNYYAMKFKHFNDDMNDFTNKVKIVAHFNNAIVNSNDIAFFAPELKSWNKKFTVSGDALGPVVNFSVKKLNIQDADGMRLRGDLAMKGLPDIDTTIINLQNLDATTDYNQLIPIAPQLKNVNNPNLSAMGVVNYMGSFKGTIHHFFTDGLLHSALGDAAVKLNLKLPNEGEPGYDGTLITKKFNLGRFIDSKIVGNIAFNGKFTGTSFSLNTMKASLNGHFNSFEVNGYPYADIDVNGTFQKKYFTGDLTINDSSASFLSNVEIDLSGEKPRFNILGDLVNLDLKKTKLSKENIKLTALFDLNFSGNNIDDFLGDAKMLNVSISKDSNKISFDSLTLSASLDSNHYKVLRLDNNQFNAEVRGQYSILDLPTTFQSFLNKYYPAIIHKPTKVPKNQQFTMEVHTGMFDKYAHLIDSNLHGLDSIVLKGSINTQDSGNFFFNLQVPYVKYKRFKFFNTVLEGNGNFVKIGLDGTIGKFYLSDSSYFPNTNLVISSENNHSLLQLTTGSNNTINEVNIAADIYNLSDGVRIDFRPSYFVLNDKKWNLEKEGEIVIQKDFASAKNVKFSQGFQELTVATEQSRRDTSHNNLVFNLSRVNIGDITPLLFSDPRIEGLASGRILMINFFHDFSVADSLQIEQFRFNGDSVGVINTKGFYSAKTKNIRFDVNSENKSYDFTMKGHYDLNDSVADPLDVAIEMKDMRVNVINEYLSSLFNNIDGQAAGHLEVKGTLSKYKLLGQATLHKASIGVNYTQVTYYIDTANFVFNDGNIDFGNFTIKDKYNNTGTVHGILYHQSFNDMKFDFDISSPKILALDTKAIDNELFYGKAIARVDKFSLKGTQDNMSMYIKARVADTSNINILTVTDAESSDADFIVFKKYGKAIKVAKTDDSHLDINLDLTATNRATINVILDPLTGDVIKAIGSGSLSIHIPPVGNVTMKGKYNIEKGSYNFNFQTLVKRPFEFIDGANNYIEWTGDPENANLHIDAQYTAKQVSINDLINSQSSVQGETGLNNIRGYRGDVYVIVELRGKLLKPDIGFRIDFPTGSSVKSDPDFALFLSRLQSDENEMLKQVTYLIVFNSFAPYGQASGGASSFASTGVNTISSLLTNELNNVFSNALSKLTGDKGLRFELGASTYSSSSILGQVNGSDRLDRQSLNFKLYQSLANDKIIITLGSNFDFGLGNTSSTAIQNGNFQFLPDISVQFVLTRDRKLRAVIFNRSSLGVAGVTSIGRQNRYGVSISYTKDFEKFFADNRNKYKEIKMRNDTLHIDRRK from the coding sequence TTGGCGTTACTGGCAATACTTCTGCTAGTATGGATACTTGTGCAAACTGAGCCGGTACAAAATTTTTTAGTCAAAAAAATCACCAATAAACTATCTCACGATTTAAAGACTGAAGTGCGTATTCGGCACGTAAGTTTTACTTTGTTTGATCGAATGAACCTCGATGGAACTTTAATAAGGGATTTGAATAAAGATACTTTATTGTATGCGGGTGCTTTAAAACTGCGTATCAGTGATTGGTTCTTCTTGAAAAAAAATATTGACCTCAATTATATTGGGCTTGAAAACGCCGTCATTCATACATATCGAAAAGATTCGGTTTGGAATTATCAATTTCTGATAAATTATTTTTCATCTACAAAAAAGGATACTTCCTCTAAAAAAAATATTGACCTCAATTTAAAAAAAGTCGATCTCAAGAATGTTTCGATAGAGGAGAATGACTTATGGGTAGGAACGCGAACAAGTGTTACGCTTGGCAGCTTGCTCCTGGATGCAGATAATATCGATTTAAACAAGCTTAACTTTAAAATAAATTTATTAGAGATAGATAAGCCCATAATCGTAATGGATAATTTTAAGGGGAGAAGACCCAATCAACTCTCGACACTTTCTTCTCGGTCTTTAAAAGATACAGGTCTTCAATTTAATAGTGGGGGAATCTTTTTGAAAGCGGATAGCTTGCAGATTACAGATGGAAAGTTTGTTTTATTGAATAACAATAGGCCGCATAATCCTGTCAAGTTTTTTGATCCGGACAATATTCAATTTTCTCATATCAATTTATCCGCTCGAAAGATTGCTTTTGCTAATGATACAATCGTTGCGGGTATAAAGCTGAGTACGCGTGAACGAAGCGGACTTGAAGTGAAGAAATTAGTAGCAAATTTTAGATTGACACCCGAAATAATGGAGTTTAAAAACTTAGATGTTATTACGGCAAATAGTCATTTGCATAATTACTATGCAATGAAGTTTAAGCATTTTAATGATGATATGAATGACTTTACCAACAAAGTAAAGATTGTCGCTCATTTTAACAATGCTATTGTCAACAGCAATGATATCGCTTTTTTTGCTCCGGAATTAAAGTCATGGAATAAAAAATTTACTGTAAGCGGTGACGCTTTGGGGCCTGTTGTGAATTTCTCTGTGAAAAAGCTGAATATTCAGGATGCTGATGGAATGCGACTTCGCGGTGATCTTGCAATGAAGGGGCTGCCTGATATAGACACTACTATTATAAATTTGCAAAATTTGGATGCAACAACAGATTATAATCAATTAATACCCATTGCACCTCAATTAAAAAATGTAAATAACCCCAATCTTTCTGCAATGGGAGTTGTAAACTATATGGGTTCCTTTAAAGGAACCATTCATCATTTCTTCACAGATGGGCTTTTGCATTCGGCATTGGGGGATGCTGCCGTAAAACTCAATCTCAAGCTTCCAAATGAAGGCGAACCGGGATATGACGGTACATTAATTACAAAGAAGTTCAATTTGGGTAGATTCATAGATAGTAAAATAGTTGGAAATATTGCTTTTAATGGCAAGTTTACAGGTACCAGCTTTTCTTTAAATACCATGAAAGCTTCTCTGAATGGTCATTTCAATAGCTTTGAAGTGAATGGTTACCCTTATGCTGATATAGATGTAAACGGAACCTTTCAGAAGAAATATTTCACCGGAGACCTAACTATTAATGATTCTAGTGCGAGTTTTTTGTCGAATGTGGAAATAGACCTAAGTGGGGAAAAACCACGGTTTAATATTTTGGGAGACTTGGTTAATTTGGATTTGAAAAAAACAAAGCTTTCAAAAGAAAATATAAAATTGACTGCTTTATTCGATTTAAATTTTTCAGGTAATAATATCGATGATTTTTTGGGAGATGCTAAAATGCTTAATGTATCTATCTCAAAAGATAGCAATAAAATAAGTTTTGATTCACTTACTTTAAGTGCAAGCTTAGACTCCAATCATTATAAAGTTTTAAGATTGGATAATAACCAATTTAATGCCGAAGTGCGTGGGCAATATTCTATTTTAGATTTGCCTACTACATTTCAATCTTTTTTAAATAAATACTATCCGGCCATTATTCACAAACCTACTAAAGTTCCAAAGAACCAGCAGTTTACGATGGAGGTGCATACCGGCATGTTTGATAAATATGCTCATTTGATAGATAGTAATTTACATGGATTGGATAGTATAGTTTTAAAAGGTTCAATAAATACGCAAGATTCGGGAAACTTCTTTTTTAATCTACAAGTACCTTATGTTAAATACAAAAGGTTTAAGTTTTTTAATACAGTACTTGAAGGTAACGGCAATTTTGTTAAGATAGGGTTGGATGGTACAATAGGGAAATTTTATCTTAGTGATAGTTCTTATTTTCCCAATACGAATTTGGTTATTAGTTCAGAAAATAATCACTCTCTACTGCAACTTACAACAGGATCGAATAATACAATTAATGAAGTAAATATTGCCGCAGATATATATAATCTTTCCGATGGCGTCCGTATTGATTTTAGGCCTTCTTATTTTGTGTTGAATGATAAGAAGTGGAATTTGGAAAAAGAAGGTGAAATTGTGATACAAAAGGATTTTGCTTCTGCAAAAAATGTAAAATTCTCACAGGGCTTTCAGGAGTTAACGGTAGCGACTGAACAAAGCAGACGTGATACCTCGCACAATAACTTGGTATTTAATTTATCCAGAGTAAATATCGGGGACATTACACCACTTCTATTCTCAGACCCGAGGATAGAAGGGCTGGCTAGCGGTCGTATATTAATGATTAATTTCTTCCATGATTTTAGTGTTGCAGATAGCTTACAAATAGAGCAATTTAGATTCAATGGTGATTCAGTAGGCGTTATAAATACAAAAGGGTTTTATTCTGCTAAAACAAAAAATATTCGCTTCGATGTAAATTCAGAAAACAAGTCGTACGACTTTACCATGAAGGGACATTATGATTTGAATGACTCTGTTGCCGATCCTTTGGATGTTGCAATAGAAATGAAAGACATGCGGGTGAATGTGATAAATGAGTATTTAAGTTCTTTATTTAATAATATTGATGGGCAAGCGGCCGGGCATTTAGAAGTTAAGGGGACATTAAGTAAATATAAACTTCTTGGGCAGGCTACTTTGCACAAAGCCAGTATTGGTGTGAATTATACGCAGGTGACCTATTATATTGATACGGCTAATTTTGTATTTAATGATGGTAACATTGATTTTGGCAATTTTACGATAAAAGATAAATACAACAATACCGGGACTGTGCATGGTATATTATATCATCAGTCCTTCAACGATATGAAGTTCGACTTTGACATCTCTTCCCCTAAAATATTGGCACTTGATACCAAAGCTATTGATAATGAATTGTTTTATGGAAAGGCAATAGCAAGAGTAGATAAGTTCTCCTTAAAGGGTACTCAAGACAATATGTCGATGTACATAAAAGCCCGAGTTGCCGATACTTCTAATATAAATATTTTAACAGTCACCGACGCCGAAAGTAGTGATGCCGATTTTATTGTATTTAAGAAATATGGTAAGGCCATAAAAGTGGCTAAAACCGATGACTCCCATCTTGATATTAATCTCGATCTGACAGCGACGAATCGAGCCACTATCAATGTAATCCTCGACCCGCTCACCGGCGATGTAATTAAAGCTATTGGTAGCGGTAGCTTGAGTATCCATATCCCCCCCGTAGGAAATGTTACAATGAAAGGGAAATACAATATTGAAAAAGGCAGTTATAATTTTAATTTTCAAACACTTGTTAAGAGGCCCTTTGAATTTATTGATGGAGCCAATAATTATATTGAATGGACAGGCGATCCGGAAAATGCTAATTTGCATATAGATGCCCAGTACACGGCCAAGCAAGTAAGTATCAATGACCTGATTAATAGCCAATCAAGTGTACAGGGTGAAACCGGGTTAAACAATATACGTGGCTATCGTGGAGATGTCTATGTGATTGTAGAATTGCGCGGAAAATTACTGAAACCGGATATCGGTTTCCGTATAGATTTCCCTACAGGAAGCTCCGTGAAATCCGACCCTGATTTTGCCTTGTTCCTCTCCAGGTTACAGAGTGACGAAAATGAAATGTTGAAGCAAGTGACTTATTTGATTGTATTTAATTCATTTGCGCCATACGGACAAGCAAGTGGAGGCGCATCCAGTTTTGCTTCTACCGGTGTGAATACTATTTCTTCATTATTGACGAATGAGTTGAATAATGTATTCTCAAATGCGCTATCCAAGCTTACTGGAGACAAAGGGCTACGGTTTGAATTAGGAGCCTCTACCTATAGCAGTTCTAGTATTTTAGGGCAAGTAAATGGATCGGATAGATTGGATAGACAAAGTTTGAATTTTAAGTTATATCAAAGTTTGGCTAATGATAAAATTATAATTACACTTGGTAGTAATTTTGATTTTGGTTTGGGTAATACTTCTTCAACCGCCATACAAAACGGAAACTTTCAATTCTTGCCGGATATTTCTGTGCAATTTGTATTGACGCGCGATAGAAAATTACGTGCAGTCATTTTTAACAGAAGTAGCTTGGGCGTAGCGGGTGTCACATCGATTGGCCGACAAAACCGTTACGGTGTAAGTATCTCTTATACGAAAGATTTTGAAAAATTCTTTGCAGATAACCGTAATAAGTATAAAGAGATAAAAATGCGCAACGATACTTTGCATATTGATAGAAGGAAGTAA
- a CDS encoding cation:proton antiporter, whose product MGHLPKLIEDLALILFAGAVVTLLFRRIRQPLVLGYIITGLLVGPHVSLFPTVIDEANIKILAELGVIFLLFSLGLEFSFKKLMRVGGAASITALVEITCIVLAGFAVGRWMGWNTVDSIFLGALLASSSTTIILRAFEELGMKKRNFAGVVFGVLIVEDLVVILLLVLLPTIAASQRFEGTVMLLTLIKLLFFLILWFVLGIFLLPTFLKKMRKFLDEETLLILSIGLCLGMVVLATRVGFSAELGAFVMGSLLAETTSAEKIEHLSKPVKNMFGAVFFVSVGMMIDPQAIADNKWPVLIIVILAIVGKFISSTVGAIISGQTLKQSVQVGMSMAQIGEFAFIIASLGVTLGVTSSFLFPVAVGVSAITTFTTPYMIKYSEPFYRLLLRIIPVRWLSRLDNYSSGTQKIQAESNWKLVLKNYLIIVFTNGIVILAIILLSIKFLQPFLSGKIKTSIYADIIGVVGTLLLTAPFFWGLMLKRPSQMAYKELWLNKRYNRGPLLILELLRNLLGAMLIGLILKNFLSGRISLLILLPIVLLLFFFFAKKIKKFYGRLEFRFLNNLNERETVQQAMQPSIDTGTYDISAWDTHLSTFKIPAEALYVGQTLIALQWREKYGVNIAYIKRGEYIIYAPKRNDTLYPYDEIGLIATDEQLKLLQPILESKFDYFAKEGTLLEDVVLQKIVVDEFTKLKNQTIRSSKIRERTNGLVVGIERNNRRIVNPESDTALEWGDIIWIVGNKQKIRTLIKQ is encoded by the coding sequence ATGGGGCATTTACCCAAGCTTATTGAAGACTTAGCGCTTATACTTTTTGCTGGTGCAGTAGTTACGTTATTGTTTCGACGTATACGGCAGCCGTTGGTATTAGGTTATATTATTACAGGGTTATTAGTCGGGCCGCATGTTTCTTTATTCCCTACAGTTATTGATGAAGCAAATATAAAAATACTGGCGGAGTTAGGTGTTATATTTCTATTGTTTAGCCTGGGCCTTGAATTTAGTTTTAAAAAGTTAATGCGCGTAGGGGGGGCTGCATCTATTACTGCTTTGGTAGAAATAACATGTATTGTATTAGCAGGTTTTGCGGTGGGTCGCTGGATGGGGTGGAATACTGTAGATAGTATTTTTTTGGGTGCCTTACTTGCAAGTTCTTCTACAACTATTATCCTGCGGGCCTTTGAAGAACTCGGCATGAAAAAGAGAAATTTTGCCGGTGTTGTATTTGGCGTATTGATTGTAGAAGATTTAGTCGTAATACTATTATTGGTCTTATTGCCGACTATTGCAGCTAGTCAGAGATTTGAGGGTACTGTTATGCTGCTCACTTTAATAAAACTCCTTTTCTTTTTAATTCTTTGGTTTGTTCTTGGGATATTCTTATTGCCTACATTTTTAAAGAAAATGCGCAAATTTTTAGATGAAGAAACTTTATTAATTCTATCAATTGGGTTATGTTTAGGAATGGTGGTGTTGGCTACAAGAGTGGGGTTTTCGGCGGAGTTGGGTGCATTTGTAATGGGATCTTTGTTAGCTGAAACGACATCTGCAGAAAAGATTGAACATCTTTCTAAACCTGTAAAAAATATGTTTGGTGCTGTGTTTTTTGTGTCTGTAGGTATGATGATAGACCCACAAGCCATTGCTGATAATAAGTGGCCGGTATTGATTATAGTGATTTTGGCAATTGTTGGAAAGTTTATTAGTTCAACAGTGGGCGCCATTATCTCGGGGCAAACTTTAAAACAATCTGTGCAGGTAGGAATGAGTATGGCACAGATTGGAGAGTTTGCATTTATTATTGCTAGTCTGGGTGTTACACTGGGTGTAACAAGTAGTTTTTTATTCCCGGTAGCAGTAGGTGTTTCAGCAATTACTACTTTTACTACGCCATACATGATAAAGTATTCGGAACCTTTTTATAGACTCTTACTAAGGATAATCCCAGTCAGATGGTTATCCAGACTTGACAACTATTCTTCAGGTACACAGAAGATTCAGGCGGAAAGTAACTGGAAATTGGTACTTAAGAATTATCTTATAATTGTGTTTACAAATGGTATTGTTATTTTGGCTATAATATTATTGTCCATTAAGTTCCTGCAGCCATTTCTTTCCGGGAAAATAAAAACATCTATATATGCAGATATTATAGGTGTAGTGGGTACTTTATTGCTAACAGCCCCATTTTTTTGGGGATTAATGCTAAAACGTCCAAGTCAAATGGCCTATAAGGAATTGTGGCTAAACAAAAGATACAACCGCGGACCCCTGCTTATTTTGGAACTCCTTCGTAATTTATTAGGAGCAATGTTGATAGGCCTTATATTAAAAAATTTTCTATCCGGTCGCATTTCGTTGCTTATTTTGTTGCCTATTGTCTTGTTGTTGTTTTTCTTTTTTGCCAAAAAAATAAAAAAATTTTATGGAAGGCTGGAATTTCGTTTTCTGAATAATTTAAATGAGCGGGAAACAGTCCAACAAGCTATGCAACCTTCCATAGATACGGGAACCTATGATATATCAGCTTGGGATACGCATCTTTCGACTTTTAAAATCCCGGCTGAAGCTTTATATGTTGGACAGACATTAATTGCGCTGCAATGGCGAGAAAAATATGGCGTTAATATTGCTTACATTAAGCGCGGTGAGTATATAATTTATGCACCTAAGCGGAATGATACGCTATATCCATACGATGAAATAGGGTTGATAGCAACGGATGAACAGCTAAAGCTTTTACAACCTATTTTGGAAAGCAAGTTTGATTATTTCGCTAAAGAAGGTACTTTATTAGAAGACGTAGTTTTGCAAAAAATTGTCGTAGATGAATTTACAAAATTGAAAAATCAAACTATTCGCTCCTCTAAAATTAGAGAACGAACGAATGGGTTGGTGGTAGGGATAGAGCGAAACAATAGAAGAATTGTCAATCCTGAATCGGATACAGCATTGGAATGGGGAGATATTATTTGGATTGTGGGGAATAAACAAAAAATACGGACACTTATAAAACAATAA
- a CDS encoding YkgJ family cysteine cluster protein yields MSDFSFENWEKQSRANRKKYAQQLQKVNKNAALKRLPKLHEEAFEKVDCLQCARCCKSYSPRFKMPDIKRISKHLGMKESVFIKEYLFQDEEGDYVVKSSPCVFLGENNECQIYDVRPSDCARFPYTNEDVLLKRKNITLKNSEFCPIVFYVLENLFRQ; encoded by the coding sequence ATGTCAGATTTCAGTTTCGAAAATTGGGAAAAGCAATCCAGAGCCAACCGTAAAAAATATGCGCAGCAATTACAAAAAGTAAATAAAAATGCGGCATTAAAACGATTGCCCAAGCTGCACGAAGAAGCTTTTGAAAAAGTGGATTGTCTGCAATGCGCGCGTTGTTGCAAAAGCTATTCTCCACGCTTTAAAATGCCGGATATTAAACGCATCAGCAAACATCTTGGTATGAAAGAGTCTGTTTTTATCAAAGAATATTTGTTCCAAGATGAAGAAGGTGATTATGTTGTAAAGTCATCCCCTTGTGTATTCTTAGGAGAAAATAATGAATGTCAAATTTACGATGTGCGTCCTAGCGACTGCGCAAGATTTCCCTATACCAATGAAGATGTTTTACTAAAACGAAAAAATATCACCTTAAAGAATTCCGAATTTTGTCCAATTGTTTTTTATGTCTTGGAAAATCTTTTCCGCCAATAA
- a CDS encoding YaiO family outer membrane beta-barrel protein gives MARKAAFDHKDYPKAIILCKEALTKSPDYSDIRVFLGRIYTWTDHNDSARTAFSYVLNHHPDNEDAASAFTDLEYWNNNYSKALEYCNQGLQYHPASTGLLLKKGKILNATKNYKEAFSVIDSLLQKDPKNSQARSLIGTIKDNNSIHKIGLSYDYVYFDKQFNNPWNLVSLSYSQPTNIGSLIGRINYANRFSENGIQGEVDFYPHISKTFYAYLNVGASGTNSVFPRFRYGASLYANLPWSMEGEAGFRYLRFSSDVWMYTASLGKYYKNFWFNLRTYLVPDNKYISQSYALTTRYYTGGADDYIYLTVGTGISPDDQAAASLLGSQNKLKSQKIGTGFSHVFKKRNILSLDLTWYHQEYKTNTFGNQYDLGITYQRRF, from the coding sequence ATGGCTCGTAAAGCAGCATTTGACCATAAAGATTATCCAAAAGCAATTATCCTATGCAAAGAAGCATTAACAAAATCACCTGATTATAGTGATATTCGTGTTTTTCTGGGCAGAATATATACTTGGACGGATCACAATGACAGCGCACGTACAGCATTCTCTTATGTACTTAACCACCACCCGGATAACGAAGATGCAGCATCTGCTTTCACAGACTTGGAGTATTGGAATAATAATTATTCAAAAGCTTTAGAATACTGCAACCAAGGTTTGCAATATCATCCTGCTTCAACCGGTTTATTATTAAAAAAAGGAAAGATTTTAAACGCAACCAAAAACTATAAGGAAGCATTTAGTGTAATAGATAGTTTGTTACAAAAAGATCCAAAGAACTCCCAAGCACGCTCCTTAATTGGCACTATAAAAGATAATAATAGTATACATAAAATTGGCCTTAGTTATGATTATGTTTACTTCGACAAGCAATTTAATAATCCCTGGAATCTTGTAAGTTTATCTTATTCTCAACCCACTAATATAGGATCTCTCATTGGAAGAATAAATTATGCTAACCGCTTTTCGGAAAATGGCATCCAAGGAGAAGTGGATTTTTACCCCCACATATCAAAAACATTTTATGCCTATCTGAATGTTGGAGCTTCGGGCACCAATAGTGTATTTCCAAGATTTAGATATGGCGCTTCATTGTACGCCAATTTACCCTGGAGTATGGAGGGGGAGGCCGGTTTTAGGTATTTAAGGTTTAGTTCAGATGTTTGGATGTATACCGCATCTTTAGGAAAATATTATAAAAATTTCTGGTTCAATTTGCGTACATATCTTGTCCCTGACAATAAATATATTTCGCAATCTTATGCGCTTACTACAAGATATTATACAGGCGGAGCCGATGATTATATATATCTGACGGTTGGCACCGGCATCTCTCCGGACGATCAGGCAGCGGCTTCATTATTAGGCTCTCAGAATAAATTAAAATCTCAAAAAATAGGTACAGGATTTAGTCACGTATTTAAGAAAAGAAATATTCTCTCTTTAGATCTTACTTGGTATCATCAAGAATATAAAACAAATACATTTGGCAATCAGTATGACTTGGGTATTACTTACCAAAGAAGATTTTAA
- a CDS encoding LTA synthase family protein: MFTHDSSIEFSHRSRLKGVLQAFFNISLVFLLLLIAIRIFELVYNGVLHGYSTAITPIVFSSLYRDFLFFLESSFWLFWPYFILYYFSPKIARIVYTVFATIILLIQLGLVFYFLTALVPLGADLYGYSIAEIKQTVGAAGSLNMLSLLSYLALILIIVFAFRLLFRKMYLPFWGALILPILILLEMILPFNLLNPPIHFGNDFVNNLVLNKEAYFTHSSQLYFFPPDNDIDIYADDFIGMGNSSSADAGMQNFRYIDPSKYPFLHSDSSADVLAPFFTIDSTAEPNIVFVLVEGLGRAFTNDGAYLGNFTPFIDSLSSKSLYWANFMSEGGRTFAVLPSIIGSLPFGQHGFSELGDKMPNQLSLISILKHNGYYSSFFYGGNSHFDYMDVFMKHQGVNAVNDESSFSAGYVKMPASSSGFTWGYGDKELFRHYFQLLNQQPKSPYINVLLTVSTHSPFLINEESVYLQKFEQRMDDIHLSPDEKKQHEDYKMQYASILFMDDAVKNFFTEYAKRPDFKNTIFLITGDHRMPEIPMSTKIDRYHVPLIIYSPLLKRTARFESISTHFDITPSLLALLRKHYSIKTPSLASWMGTGLDTSRSFRNVHEYPYIQTKDGVSDFVMGDWMLHGQQELYQITPDMGLVPATDAKKQSEIMRTLSDFTNRNNSFIQGAALIPDSTYQKYKPN; encoded by the coding sequence ATGTTTACACACGATTCGAGTATTGAATTTTCACATAGAAGTCGACTAAAAGGAGTATTGCAGGCCTTCTTCAATATTTCACTCGTTTTTCTTTTATTATTAATAGCCATAAGAATTTTCGAATTAGTGTATAATGGTGTTTTGCACGGCTATTCAACTGCTATTACTCCTATTGTTTTTTCTTCACTGTATCGCGATTTTCTATTTTTCTTGGAGAGCAGCTTTTGGCTCTTTTGGCCCTATTTTATATTGTATTATTTCTCTCCTAAAATTGCAAGAATCGTTTATACCGTTTTTGCAACTATTATTTTGCTCATTCAGTTAGGCTTAGTATTTTACTTCCTTACAGCATTGGTGCCATTAGGTGCAGATTTATATGGATATTCTATAGCTGAAATAAAACAAACTGTAGGCGCTGCTGGAAGCTTGAATATGCTTAGTCTGCTGTCATATCTAGCTTTAATATTGATTATTGTATTTGCTTTTCGCTTATTATTTAGAAAAATGTATTTACCTTTTTGGGGAGCATTGATATTGCCGATATTGATTCTCTTAGAAATGATATTGCCTTTTAATTTACTGAACCCTCCCATTCATTTTGGGAATGATTTTGTGAATAATCTTGTACTTAATAAAGAGGCGTATTTTACACATAGCTCGCAATTATATTTTTTCCCTCCAGATAATGATATTGATATTTATGCGGATGATTTTATTGGGATGGGAAACAGTAGTTCAGCTGATGCTGGTATGCAAAATTTCCGTTATATTGATCCATCCAAATATCCATTTTTGCATTCCGATAGCTCTGCAGATGTATTAGCTCCTTTCTTTACAATAGATTCTACCGCCGAGCCTAATATAGTATTTGTATTAGTAGAAGGGCTGGGTAGGGCATTTACAAATGATGGTGCATATTTAGGTAATTTTACACCATTCATTGATTCTCTTTCTAGCAAAAGTTTGTATTGGGCAAATTTCATGAGTGAAGGTGGTCGCACATTTGCTGTGCTCCCTTCCATTATAGGGTCTTTGCCATTTGGCCAACATGGTTTTTCTGAATTGGGTGATAAAATGCCAAATCAGCTTTCATTGATAAGTATCTTAAAGCATAACGGATATTATTCGAGTTTTTTTTATGGAGGGAATTCTCATTTTGATTATATGGATGTTTTTATGAAACATCAAGGAGTAAATGCTGTCAATGATGAATCATCTTTTAGTGCTGGTTATGTAAAAATGCCGGCTAGTTCAAGTGGCTTTACTTGGGGGTATGGAGATAAAGAACTTTTTAGACATTACTTTCAATTACTCAATCAACAACCAAAGAGCCCTTATATTAACGTCTTGCTTACGGTATCCACACATAGTCCATTTTTGATAAATGAGGAAAGTGTTTATTTGCAAAAGTTTGAACAGCGGATGGATGACATACATCTTTCCCCTGATGAAAAAAAGCAACATGAAGACTACAAAATGCAATATGCAAGTATTCTTTTTATGGATGATGCTGTGAAAAATTTTTTCACAGAATATGCAAAAAGACCAGATTTTAAAAACACTATTTTTCTTATCACAGGTGACCATCGTATGCCAGAAATACCAATGTCCACTAAGATTGATAGATACCATGTTCCACTTATTATATATTCACCATTGTTAAAAAGAACGGCCAGGTTTGAATCTATTTCCACGCATTTTGATATTACCCCAAGCCTACTTGCATTGTTGAGAAAGCATTATTCCATCAAGACTCCTTCTTTAGCATCATGGATGGGTACAGGGTTAGATACTTCCAGATCTTTCCGTAATGTGCACGAATATCCATATATCCAAACGAAAGATGGTGTTTCGGATTTTGTTATGGGCGATTGGATGTTACATGGGCAACAAGAACTTTATCAGATAACTCCAGATATGGGTCTGGTACCTGCGACGGATGCTAAGAAACAGTCTGAGATTATGAGGACATTGAGTGATTTTACTAATCGTAATAATAGCTTTATCCAAGGAGCTGCGTTAATTCCTGATAGCACTTATCAAAAATATAAACCGAATTAA